Within Fusobacterium gonidiaformans ATCC 25563, the genomic segment CCACTTTTGTAATAAAAGACCGTATCTCCATCTAAAAGTCCTTCTCTATACTCAGAACTTTGAGAAACAATTCCGTTAGGATAGTAGGATAAGGATAAACCATTTTTGATTCCGTTTTCATAACGAATTCTTTCTCGAACTTCTCCGGTTGGATAACGATAAAATACCAAGCCATCAAAAGGATGACTATCTTGTTTATAATAAATAATGTCTGATTTTTCTATGCTATCAAAAAATTCTATTTGTCTTTCTTTCATTCTATTGCTCCCTTCTTTGCTTCTTTATTTATTTTAGAAACAATATGAGAGGGGAAGAACTTCCTTTTCCAATAGACAACATAATAACCCCCCAAGCATCAGCTGCCACATTTTATAATAAATACTTTCCTATACTAAAATAATATCATAGAAAACATTTTTTTTCAATATTTATCTTCTATTATTCTCTGATTTCTTTTAAAATTTCAAAAGTTTTTTGCATTTTGTTCTGAATTAAATCTTTTCTAAGTGTATAAATATTTCTGTAGTATTTTGTGTTTTTTTCAGAGGGGCTATATACTTTTTTTATTTTCAAAAGAGAAGTTAATGCTTCTTTTAAATTTGAAATGTCTCCTACCGCATAAGCAGCTGTCAAGATATTCGTAATCAAAGCTCCTCCTGCTTTTTGTAAAGTCTTTACTTTAGCATCTAACATATCTGATTTTATTTGATTCCAAAGTTCACTTCGACTCCCGCCCTCTGTAATCGTGATTTGATCTAAATTCACTCCTGCCTTTCGATAAGTATCGGTCACTCCAATATAGTCATATCCAATTGCTTCTAAGACAGATTTCCATAAGGTTGCTTGATTCGTATCCATAGTCATATTCAAAAAACATCCACAGGCATTTACATATTCCGTATTTCCTCCTGTTAAATAAGGTAGAAATAACACTCCATTGGATCCCACCGGAATTTTTTCAGCTTCTTGGGAAAGAATATCAAAATATTCGTCCACTCCTTCTTGTTTACAAAGATTATCTCGATACCATCGAAGAGCTAAGCCACCTGTTCGAATAAATCCCCAATAAAAATAAGTATTTTCTAAAGTTCCACTGTTAAAAATAAGTCCGGACTCCCGAGTACTTAATTCCGGTTTTATTCCATCAGTAGAGACACAAAACATAGCACAAGTTCCGGCTACATCTGCCGCCATATTTTTATCAATCAAACCACAGCCTAACATCGATTGCATGGTATCTCCTGCTCCTGCACAAATGGAAACTCCTTCTGGTAAACCTGTAAATTCTGCAATTTCCTTGGTTAAACTACCTATAATTTTCCAAGGTTTCACAATTTTCGGCATATATTCCCTTTTAATTTCTAAAATCTCTAATTGCTTGTCTGACCATGCTTTTTTATAAACTTCAAAACCTAGTCCCCATCCGGACATCGTTCCCCAATCGATAAAAGCATCCTTTGAGTTAAGACCTGCCAAATGGCTTAGGACATATGGAGCATTATGCATAAATTTTTTCCCTTCTTTTTGGAAAGCTAGGTTATTTTTCAAAATCCAACGAGCAATCATGGCAGGAAACATACAATTCGGCACCGCATTTCCTGTTTCTTCAGCCCAAATTGTCAAATTTTGAGCAGATAGATTTTCTACATCTTCCTGACAACGAGAGTCTAAATAGTTAATATATGGAGTAATCGCTTCTCCTTCTTCGTTAACTCCAACAATTCCACAAATAATTCCATCTCCAAAAATAGCTCTGACTTTGGAAACATCCAAATCTTTTTGTTTCATTTGTTCCACACAGTCTTTGATTCCCTGTTTTACAGCTACTAAATACTCATTGACATTCATTTCTACCCAACCGGCTTTTGGATAATATAAATGAGTGGGATAATTTTGCTCTGCTACACATTCTAGTTGTAAATTATAAATGGCAACTTTCACACTCTGTGTTCCTGCATCAAAACCTATATAGTATTTTTCCATCTTAGAAAACCTCCTATTGATTAGTATCCATACAAAATATAACATTTTTCTAACCCAAAAACAATATTAGTATAAAAAAATAAAAGTTATAAAATAAAGTGTCACATAAAAAATAAAAAGAGAACCATAATAATTTTCATGGTATGATTAAGTCTGCGAAAACATATCAAAGGAGAAAAATATTATGGCTCAACAACAGTATACAACAAAAAGAAGAAAAGGACAACATTTAACTTTAATTGAGAGAGGTAAAATTGAAGCTTTCTTAAAAATTAATATCCCTAAAATTCAAATTGCTTCTGAAATTGGTATTAGCATCAGAACTCTTTATCGCGAAATTAATAGAGGAATGGTTAGAGGTCTTCTTAATTCTGATTATTCTACTTATGACGCTTATTCTGCTGAGTTTGCGCATAAAAAATATTTGGAAGCTATGAAAAGTAAAGAAGGAACTCTAAAAATTGGGAAAAATCGTAAATTAATAGAATATGTCGAGAATTCTATGCTCAATGATAAAAATTCTCCATATGTTGCCTTAGAAAAAGCTAAAAAAGAAAATATAGAAGTAAACATCTGTTTAAAAACTCTATATAACTACATACATAAACAATTATTCATAAATTTTTCTGAAGAGGATATGATTTACAAAAAAGACAGAAGAAAACAAGAAAAAATCCCAAAAAGAATAAGAAAAATCGGTGGAAGAAGTATAGAAGAAAGACCAGAAGAAATAAATAATAGACAAGAAGTAGGACATTTTGAAGCTGATACTGTAGTAGGAAAAAGAGGGACAAAGGAAGCAATATTAGTATTAACTGATAGAAAAACAAGGCTAGAGATGGTAAGAAAGATCCCTGATAAAACAGCAGAAAGTGTAATAAAAGAACTAAGCAAGATAATAATAGAATATCCTGGAGTTATAAAAAGCATAACAAGTGATAATGGTAGCGAATTTATGAGAGCAGACAAAATAGAGGAAGAAAATATCGCATATTACTATGCGCATAGTTATAGCTCATGGGAGAGAGGCAGTAATGAAAATAATAACAAGCTGATAAGAAGATTCATTCCTAAAGGAACTGATATATCTGAAGTAAGTGAAGAAGAAATTAAAGAAATAGAAAAGTGGATGAATGATTATCCAAGGAAATTATTTAATGGAAAAAGTGCAAATGAAATGTATTTAAGTGAGTTTACAAAATATTTTTCATAACGTGACATTTATAGTTGCAATTTACCATTAGTATAAAAAAATGAAACTGCTAGACAAATAAAAAAGACAATGTTATAATAATTAACATAAAAAATTAGGGAGGCACTTTGTCATTATGGAATACAAATCAAAATTAGGCTTATTAGACACCGAGATAGCTATCAAAAAAGTAAAGGACTTTTTTGAAAAAGAATTATCTCTAGAACTTTCTTTAATTCGAGTTTCTGCTCCTATCTTTGTGAGACCGGAAAGTGGATTGAATGATAACTTAAACGGAATTGAAAGACCCGTATCTTTCGATGTAAAAGCAGGAGATATCGCAGAAATTGTTCATTCTTTAGCAAAATGGAAAAGAATGGCTTTATATCGTTATGGTATTGAAACTTACAATGGTTTATATACAGATATGAATGCTATCCGTCGAGATGAGGATCCCGATGCGATTCACTCTTACTATGTAGATCAATGGGATTGGGAAAAAATTATAAAAAAAGAAGATCGAAATGTAGAAACTTTAAAACATGTTGTGAAAGGGATTTATACCGTTTTACGAAAAACAGAACGATATTTAAGAACGCAATATCCAACTCTTAGTAAAAAACTACCGGAAGAAATTACCTTTGTAACGACTCAAGAATTGGAAGATAAATATCCAAACTTAACTCCAAAAGAAAGAGAACACGCGATTGCAAAAGAACATAAAGCAGTTTTCTTAATGAAAATTGGTGGGACTTTAGCCTCCGGAGAAAAACATGACGGAAGAGCTCCTGACTATGATGACTGGGAACTAAATGGAGATATCTTAGTTTGGTATGAACCTTTACAAATTGGTTTAGAGCTTTCTTCTATGGGAATTCGTGTGGACGAAGAATCTTTGGAAAGACAACTAAAAATTGCCGGTTTAGAAGAAAGAAAAGTCTTTCCTTTCCACCAAATGGTTTTGAACAGAGAACTTCCTTATAGTATCGGTGGAGGGATTGGACAATCTAGAATCTGTATGTTCTTCTTAGAAAAAATTCATATTGGGGAAGTACAAGCTTCTATTTGGCCAGAAGAAGTTCGAAAAGAATGTGAAGAAAAAAATATTATTTTATTATAAAAAAGAAGATTGACTTTTGTATAGGAAATGAGTATAATAAATAAAATTATAAAACTTAGGAGGAAATAAAAATGAAATTTGTAGTGAGGAGAAGGCAATTTAATATTTTATAAAATTGAATAGCCTATTATCATTGACTTTGTTTTCATTTTTATTATATCGCATTTTATATAAATCATATTCAAAGGTCAATAGAAATTTTCTATTGACCTTTTTTATAAAAATGTATCTTAAAAGAAAAACAGTTTGTCAAAACTGTTTTTTTTATTTTTATTTTTAGGAGGAAATCGTGGAATATTTACAAACATTACAAGAAATTTTTTTAGCAGAAGACCGTTATCTTTATATTCTAAATGGATTGGGCTTCTCTGTCGGTGTTACTCTATTTGCAGCTATTTTGGGAGTTCTATTAGGAATTTTGTTAGCTCTTATGAAACTTTCTAATTCTAAAATACTTTCTAAAATAGCTCTTGTCTACATCGATATTGTTCGTGGAACACCTGCTGTGGTACAGTTGATGATTTTAGCAAATATTATCTTTGTAGGAGCTTTACGAGAAACCCCTATCCTTATTGTCGCTGGAATTGCTTTTGGAATGAACTCAGGAGCCTATGTTGCAGAAATTATCCGAGCCGGAATTGAAGGACTTGAAAAAGGACAAACGGAAGCAGGAAGAGCCTTAGGACTTAGTTATGCTCAAACGATGAAGTTTGTTATTATTCCACAAGCTGTGAAAAAAATTCTACCGGCTCTTGTCAGTGAGTTTATCACCTTATTAAAAGAAACTTCCATCGTTGGATTTATTGGCGGAGTGGATTTATTACGTTCTGCTAACATCATCACAAGTCAAACCTATCGAGGAGTGGAACCACTGTTAGCTGTTGGTATCATCTATTTAATCTTAACAACAATATTTACCGTTTTGATGAGAAAAGTAGAAAAGGGGTTGAAAGTAAGTGATTAGAGTTAAACATTTAGATAAAAACTTTGGAAATTTGAAAGTATTAAAAGATATTTCAGTAGAAATTGAAAAAGGAGATATTGTTGCAATTATCGGTCCTTCGGGAAGTGGAAAATCTACATTTCTTCGTTGTATCAATCGTTTAGAGGAACCAAGTGCCGGTCATATTTTTATTGATGAAGAAGATCTAATGGATGAAAACGTGGATATCAATCAAATTCGAGCAAAAGTAGGAATGGTATTCCAGCATTTTAATTTATTTCCACATATGACGGTATTGGAAAATTTGACTTTAGCTCCCATTCAAATTAAAAATATAGCACAAAAGGAAGCCGAAGAAAAAGCAAAGCTTTTATTAAATAAAGTAGGATTATTAGACAAAGCCTCTTCTTATCCAAATCAATTATCCGGAGGGCAAAAACAAAGAATTGCCATTGCGAGAGCTTTAGCCATGGAACCTGAATTGATTTTATTCGATGAGCCAACTTCAGCATTGGATCCTGAAATGATTAAAGAGGTATTAGATGTTATGAGAGACTTAGCCAAAGAAGGAATGACTATGATGATAGTAACTCATGAAATGGGGTTTGCAAAAAATGTAGCAAATCGAGTATTATTTATGGATCAAGGTACTATCTTAGAAGATTGCCATCCAAAAGAATTGTTTGAAAATCCAAAAAGTGATCGTGTAAAAGACTTTTTAAATAAGGTATTAAATAAATAGTAAAATAAAGGAGTGGTGATTATGAAAATAATGAAGTATGTAGGAATTGGTATGGGAATGATGCTATTATCTATGGTAGCTTTTGGAAAAACACTTTATGTGGGGACAAATGCAGAGTTTGCTCCTTTTGAATACTTAGAAAAAGGAAAAGTAACCGGTTTCGATATGGAGCTTATGAATGCTCTAGCAAAAGAAATGAAAATGGATGTAAAAATAGAAAATATGGCATTTGATGGATTGTTGCCGGCATTGCAAATGAAAAAAGTAGATGTCGTTATCGCAGGAATGACAGAAACGCCAGAAAGAAAAAAAGCAGTTTCTTTTACAAAACCATATTTCAAAGCAAAACAAGTGATTATTACGAAAAAAGGAAAAGATATCAAAGATTTTAAAGAACTTTCTGGAAAAAAGGTAGGAGTTATGCTTGGTTTTACAGGAGATGCCGTAGTGAGTGATATTAAAGGAGCAAAGGTACAACGATTTGATACTACTTACTCAGCTGTTATGGCATTGGAAAAAGGAAAAGTAGATGCTGTTGTTGCAGATTCTGAACCTGCTAAAAAATATATTGCAAGTTATAAAGATTTGGCAATTGCTTCTGCAAAAGCAGAAGAAGAAGATTATGCAATTGCCGTACGAAAAAATGACAAAGCTTTACTAGATAACTTAAACAAAGCCTTAGTGAAAGTAAAATCTAATGGAACTTATGATGCTTTACTAAAAAAATATTTTAAATAAGAAGGGAGAACACATGAAAATCGATGTATTCCTAACAGCAGAAGAAGTAAAACAAAAAGAAATTTCTAATAGTAATGTCATTGTTATTGATGTACTACGTGCAACTTCCGTTATGGTTACAGCAATCGCTCATGGAGTTTCAAAAATTTATCCCTATGAAAGCATAGAAGAAGTAAGAGAAGCATCTCTTACTTCTTCTTGTTGTATCTTATGTGGAGAAAGAAAAGGACTGAAAATTGAGGGATTTGATTATGGAAATTCTCCTTTAGAATATCAAACGGAAAAAATCAAAAATAGAGAAATGTTTATGACAACTACCAATGGAACTCGTGCCTTATCCAATATTAAAGGAAAAAATAATAAAATCTGGATTGCTTCCTTTTTAAATATTAGCACTGTACTTTCGTTTTTAGAAAAAGAAGAAAAAGATTGTATCATTGTTTGTGCAGGAACAGAAAATCATTTTTCCCTAGATGATGCTCTCTGTGCCGGAATGTTGGTAGAAAAATTAGAAAATTATGAAAAAACGGATATTGCCTTAGCTTTAGAACAAATTGCAAAAACTTCTATCAACGTAAAGGAAAGCTTAAAAAATACAAAACACTATCGCTATTTGAAAAGTATTGGTCTAGAAAAAGACTTAGAATTTTGTTGCCATTTAAATACATATCCTCTTCTTCTAGAATACAAAAGAGAAACAAATTCTATTTTTGCTGTCACAAAATAATTTTACTAGACTTTTTTTCAAATTTCATTATATAATTAAGAGAATAACTTAAGAGGAGGAGGAAAATACTGATAGCACAATAAAAATGCTACAAATGTTAGCTCCATTATTGATGGGAACTCTTGGAAAACAAAAAAGAGAACAAAACCTAGATGCAAATAGATTAGATTCTTTTACCTCTACTTTAGCAGGCAATTTTTTAGGTGAAAATACAAATACTTCTAATATGATGAATTTAGTAACAAATATGCTATATACCAACAATGATGGAAGCATCGTAGATGATGTTTTAAAAATGGATAGCTCTCTCTTTATTTCGAAGAGGAGCTATTTTTTTCTTCCATAATATCTGGAATTTTATTCAATACTCTCTTTTCTAAAATTGATTTCGCATTGATATAAACTTCTGTTACCTTCGTGTCGGCGTGTCCTAAAAAATCTCGAATTTCTACTAAATCGGCTCCATTTAAAGATAGCTCTGTGGCAATGGCGTGACGAATATTATGAGGACTCATTTCTTTTTCAATAGAAAGCCCTAATGATTTAATCAAATCATAGAGTGCTCGATAAGAAAGAGCCTTATTCTTATCAAAATGACTACAAAAAACAAAATGATTTTGTAAATCTTCTTCCTCTAATTGATACAAGGCTTTCATCTCTTTTTTATATTCCTGTAATTTTTCCATTAAAGCAGGGTGCAAAGGCTTATACTGCTCTCTTCCTGATTTTGTCTTTTCTAATTTTAGAAAGTAACTCCCCTCTCGATTCATTAAATGACGAAATTCCATATGTAAAAGTTCATCACTTCGCATCCCTGTATAATACAAAGTATAGAGTATCATTAAATTTCGATAATCCTTTTCATTCTTTACTTGAAATTGTTCGATAATTTTTTTGATGTCATTGGAAGAAATTTTTAAAATGTTATCCAAATTACGAGTTGTTTTAAAAAGTTTCACATAACGAAAAGGATTTTCTACTTGATATTGTTCTAACTCTTTATACAAAGATTTCATGGCAGAGATTACCTTATTCACAGATGTTTTTTTCATATTTCTTTCTTGTAGCAAATGAGCGATATATTGCTCTACATCTTCTTTTTCGATACCTTTCATTAAAGGTAATATTTCTTCTTGCTGAAAACTTCCATCTCCGTCATAAACAAAGGATAAAAAATCTTTTAAATAGAATAAATAGTCCTGTAAAGTTTTAGGAGATTTATAGATTTCAAAAAAATTTTTTCTTCCCTCTTGTGCTCTCTTTTTTCTTCGTGGAAGAACTAAATCTTGTTCCTTTGTTTTGATAATATCCATAGCTAACCTCCTTTTTCTTCTTTACATTATACAAATTTCTTTCTGGAAAGTCTATTTTTTATTGCTTTTTCTATAAAAATAAGTTATACTTTTAATAAATAAAAATTATTCGAACTAATTATTTAAAAAATAATTCTAAATGGAGATAAAAATTATGACAGATTTTGAAAAAATCAACTTTATGATTGAAACGATAGAAGAAAATAGAATTCCGGAAGGGAAAACTTTTAATGAATTTAGTATGGAATTCTTTCAGGAAGTAAAATTACTTCCTCTTTCTAAGTACTTACGAAGTATTGGAAAAAATAAAAGACTTCCTAAAATTATGAATATGAGAAAGGCCGGAGAAGTATTGACAGATACCTATGCAGATTCCGACCTTGTCAGTTTTGTGAAAAGAAAATCGAAGCAAGGACAAATTCCTGAACTGGACT encodes:
- a CDS encoding FGGY-family carbohydrate kinase; protein product: MEKYYIGFDAGTQSVKVAIYNLQLECVAEQNYPTHLYYPKAGWVEMNVNEYLVAVKQGIKDCVEQMKQKDLDVSKVRAIFGDGIICGIVGVNEEGEAITPYINYLDSRCQEDVENLSAQNLTIWAEETGNAVPNCMFPAMIARWILKNNLAFQKEGKKFMHNAPYVLSHLAGLNSKDAFIDWGTMSGWGLGFEVYKKAWSDKQLEILEIKREYMPKIVKPWKIIGSLTKEIAEFTGLPEGVSICAGAGDTMQSMLGCGLIDKNMAADVAGTCAMFCVSTDGIKPELSTRESGLIFNSGTLENTYFYWGFIRTGGLALRWYRDNLCKQEGVDEYFDILSQEAEKIPVGSNGVLFLPYLTGGNTEYVNACGCFLNMTMDTNQATLWKSVLEAIGYDYIGVTDTYRKAGVNLDQITITEGGSRSELWNQIKSDMLDAKVKTLQKAGGALITNILTAAYAVGDISNLKEALTSLLKIKKVYSPSEKNTKYYRNIYTLRKDLIQNKMQKTFEILKEIRE
- a CDS encoding IS30 family transposase codes for the protein MAQQQYTTKRRKGQHLTLIERGKIEAFLKINIPKIQIASEIGISIRTLYREINRGMVRGLLNSDYSTYDAYSAEFAHKKYLEAMKSKEGTLKIGKNRKLIEYVENSMLNDKNSPYVALEKAKKENIEVNICLKTLYNYIHKQLFINFSEEDMIYKKDRRKQEKIPKRIRKIGGRSIEERPEEINNRQEVGHFEADTVVGKRGTKEAILVLTDRKTRLEMVRKIPDKTAESVIKELSKIIIEYPGVIKSITSDNGSEFMRADKIEEENIAYYYAHSYSSWERGSNENNNKLIRRFIPKGTDISEVSEEEIKEIEKWMNDYPRKLFNGKSANEMYLSEFTKYFS
- the asnA gene encoding aspartate--ammonia ligase translates to MEYKSKLGLLDTEIAIKKVKDFFEKELSLELSLIRVSAPIFVRPESGLNDNLNGIERPVSFDVKAGDIAEIVHSLAKWKRMALYRYGIETYNGLYTDMNAIRRDEDPDAIHSYYVDQWDWEKIIKKEDRNVETLKHVVKGIYTVLRKTERYLRTQYPTLSKKLPEEITFVTTQELEDKYPNLTPKEREHAIAKEHKAVFLMKIGGTLASGEKHDGRAPDYDDWELNGDILVWYEPLQIGLELSSMGIRVDEESLERQLKIAGLEERKVFPFHQMVLNRELPYSIGGGIGQSRICMFFLEKIHIGEVQASIWPEEVRKECEEKNIILL
- a CDS encoding amino acid ABC transporter permease, translating into MEYLQTLQEIFLAEDRYLYILNGLGFSVGVTLFAAILGVLLGILLALMKLSNSKILSKIALVYIDIVRGTPAVVQLMILANIIFVGALRETPILIVAGIAFGMNSGAYVAEIIRAGIEGLEKGQTEAGRALGLSYAQTMKFVIIPQAVKKILPALVSEFITLLKETSIVGFIGGVDLLRSANIITSQTYRGVEPLLAVGIIYLILTTIFTVLMRKVEKGLKVSD
- a CDS encoding amino acid ABC transporter ATP-binding protein — its product is MIRVKHLDKNFGNLKVLKDISVEIEKGDIVAIIGPSGSGKSTFLRCINRLEEPSAGHIFIDEEDLMDENVDINQIRAKVGMVFQHFNLFPHMTVLENLTLAPIQIKNIAQKEAEEKAKLLLNKVGLLDKASSYPNQLSGGQKQRIAIARALAMEPELILFDEPTSALDPEMIKEVLDVMRDLAKEGMTMMIVTHEMGFAKNVANRVLFMDQGTILEDCHPKELFENPKSDRVKDFLNKVLNK
- a CDS encoding basic amino acid ABC transporter substrate-binding protein, translated to MKIMKYVGIGMGMMLLSMVAFGKTLYVGTNAEFAPFEYLEKGKVTGFDMELMNALAKEMKMDVKIENMAFDGLLPALQMKKVDVVIAGMTETPERKKAVSFTKPYFKAKQVIITKKGKDIKDFKELSGKKVGVMLGFTGDAVVSDIKGAKVQRFDTTYSAVMALEKGKVDAVVADSEPAKKYIASYKDLAIASAKAEEEDYAIAVRKNDKALLDNLNKALVKVKSNGTYDALLKKYFK
- a CDS encoding 2-phosphosulfolactate phosphatase; the protein is MKIDVFLTAEEVKQKEISNSNVIVIDVLRATSVMVTAIAHGVSKIYPYESIEEVREASLTSSCCILCGERKGLKIEGFDYGNSPLEYQTEKIKNREMFMTTTNGTRALSNIKGKNNKIWIASFLNISTVLSFLEKEEKDCIIVCAGTENHFSLDDALCAGMLVEKLENYEKTDIALALEQIAKTSINVKESLKNTKHYRYLKSIGLEKDLEFCCHLNTYPLLLEYKRETNSIFAVTK
- a CDS encoding tyrosine-type recombinase/integrase, whose translation is MDIIKTKEQDLVLPRRKKRAQEGRKNFFEIYKSPKTLQDYLFYLKDFLSFVYDGDGSFQQEEILPLMKGIEKEDVEQYIAHLLQERNMKKTSVNKVISAMKSLYKELEQYQVENPFRYVKLFKTTRNLDNILKISSNDIKKIIEQFQVKNEKDYRNLMILYTLYYTGMRSDELLHMEFRHLMNREGSYFLKLEKTKSGREQYKPLHPALMEKLQEYKKEMKALYQLEEEDLQNHFVFCSHFDKNKALSYRALYDLIKSLGLSIEKEMSPHNIRHAIATELSLNGADLVEIRDFLGHADTKVTEVYINAKSILEKRVLNKIPDIMEEKNSSSSK